The sequence below is a genomic window from Emys orbicularis isolate rEmyOrb1 chromosome 25, rEmyOrb1.hap1, whole genome shotgun sequence.
gaacgccagttacggaacaggtaactgtcctttcttcttcgagtgattgctcatgtgtattccactataggtgactccaagctatacctaaaggaggtgggtaggagtttaagtGTACGTTTTAAGGGTTACCTGTGTGGAGCACcaccctaccaaacccggcgtcatcccttgtttgggagacgatcgcatagtgcaaGGAGAAGGTGTGGACAGaagaccacgtagcagccctacaaatgtaactgtgaagctgagctaGAGGGGAAtcttctgtgttttaaatctttttatttacccctgtaaagttaccttccatcctgattttgcaggtgtgattcttttactttttctttataataaagttcttcttcgagtgattgttcatgtccattcgaagcaggtgtgtgcgcgccgcgtgcacgccagccggaagattttaccatagcagcgtccgtagggtcggctccggcgccccctggagtggcgccttcatggcgctgtatataggggccagccaaccccccaccccctcagctccttcttaccgccggtgacggGTAGCTGGAACTTCTCTTGCTCTTTAGCAATCGTGGCAGTGTTCTATAGTTCTTGTACATAGTTTATtagttagtagttagtgttagATAGTTAGGTGTCAGTTGGGGGGGTTTTCCCCAATTTTTCGTCGCCCCgctggggcatgcccgggtccccagggttcaaactctgtcGGGACTGCGGGAAGTTTATGCCGAAAAGTGATCCACACTCTTCGTGCTTGCGGTGCCTCGGGGAGACCCATCAAAGGGACAGGTGTCCTATTTGCAGGGCTTTTCGCCCCAGGACTCTCAAGgatagagagcagagacttaaagtcctcctaatggaggcggcactgCGGCCGCAATCGGATCCCGGACCTTCAGAGCCGGCACCCAGCACTTcatcctcggtgcgcagtgcCCCGGCACCGGAGATAGGTCGTGAGGCCAAGGCCCCAAGACCCCGGCACCGCAGAGAGTCGGCGCATAAGAAATCGTCTTCGACAAGATGCCGCTCTCCTTTGCCGGTGCCGGCTAAAAAGAACAGGCCGCGGACCAAACAATCTCCCCATGGGGACTCTAAAGGTCGGGCGCAGTCCACGATTGTTACGGGGCAACCCGCGCCGCAGACCCATCCGGCCATCCCGTTGACTCCCGCCCCGGAGAAGGCAAGGTCGAGTCCGGAATGGCATAGATCCCCAGACATTATGGAGGAGGTCCGCCTCCCATCGACGCCTGAGGCATTCGAGGCCGCCTCAGACCTCTTGAACCTTCCGGTGCCGGCATCGCCGCACCGGTGCAGACAACCTCCAGCTGCCGCCGGGCCCCAGTACCACTCTAAGGGTAAACCGGCGATGCGCTCACCGCACTCTCCACGCGGCGCCACGGTAGCGGCACCGGCGCGAGCACCCCAGCCGGCGACTGTGGGTACCGCTCCTCCGATGTCCTCCTATTCAGAGACTTCTGACTCAGAGGCGGACTCCTACCGTTCTAACAGATCGAGGAGCAGATTGTCCTCGCGTAGGAGTGCCCAGCCATACCCGCCACAGTGGCATCAGCAGCAGGAGTGGCAACCACCTccacagtggccgttctggacgccATGGGCCTACCATCAGTCGGTGGGTCAGGCGTACGGGCCCTGCTCACGAACCGCTTCCGTCTCCTCAGCGTCTGGGGCACCGCCGCTAATGCCACCGCCACCGGCACCGCCGTCTGACAGGAGTGTGCCACAAGGCATTACGGCACCCCCAGGTCAAACAACGGCACCGACAGGGGCTTTGCTTCCTTCAGCGCAGGCACCGCCCAGCACTCCTTGGCGTTCGGTGGCGACCCCGGTACCGGCCGCGGTGCCGCATCTTGAGCCCGCACCGGCCGCGCAGCCGGAGTACTGTGTGCCGCAGGCCCTTACAGAGGGAGACGTGCTAGATGAAGGGCAGCTATATGGAACATCTTCCTCTTCATCTCCGGATGAGGCAGTAGCGGGAACTTCTGCTGCTCCGGCTTTAGAGGATAATAGACTCCTCCAACAGCTCCTTACTTGAACAGCCCAGAGCCTCTCGATACAGACGGAACAGATCGAGGTGGACACCGATCCGGTAATTGATATCCTGGCCCCGTCAGGCCCATCTAGGGTGGCCCTACCCCTCAAAAACCATTGCGGACacaacccgcaccttgtggcaaacTCCAGCCTCATTGGCCCCTATAGCCAAAAAGACTGAGAGGCGGTATTTTGTCCCAACCAAGGGCTATGAACATCTTTACACGCACCCCCCGCCGGACTCCCTGGTGGTGGATGCGGCCAACCAGAGGGAGCGACAACGTTTTCAGGGATCCACTCCTAAAAATAGAGAGGCTAAAAAGTTGGACCTCTTCGGACGTAAGGTCTATTCAACGGGGGGCCTACAGTTGTGTATTGCCAATCAGCAGGCCATAGTGAGCCGGTATGGACACAACACGTGCTCGGCTTTGTCTAGGTTTACGGACCTCCTCCCGCAGGATTCACAAACCGAGTTCTCGGCCCTTGTCGAGGAGGGCAGATTAATTACTCGAGCTTCCCTTCAGGCAGCCTTGGACGCAGCCGATTCGGCCTCACGCACTTTGGCTACTGGTCTCGTCATGAGGCGCGGAGCCTGGCTTCAAGTTTCCGGCCTTCCTCATGAAGTCCAACAGACTATACAGGACTTATTTTTGAAGGGCCCACGCTTTTCTCAGAAAAGACGGACAAACGGCTCCATAGCCTAAAGGACTCGCGGACCACCCTCCGTTCTTTAGGCCTACACACCCCTGTTACTCAGCGTAGGCAGTTTCGGCCGCCACAGGCCCCGCGTCCATATCAACCTCAAAATCGAGGTGATGCCGTGCGCAGAAGACCGCGGACTGGCAGGaggaggcaacaacagcagcCCTTCGGACAGTCTTCTGCCCAACCAAGGCCTCCGCAGGGGCCTAGACCACCATTTTGAGGGTTCGGTCGAGGACGGCCTACCGGACAGATCTCTGGATCCTCCCAACCTTACCTTTTCATCACGTCTGTCCCCCTTCTATCGTGCATGGGCCCGGATCACGTCAGACGCTTGGGTGCTTCGCACGGTAGAGgagggatattctatccagttttcctccctcccgccccaccagcccccctccccgtccctcttcagggacccctctcacgagcaacttctccttcaagaagttcagtccctccttacagcaggggcagtggaggaggtgccTCGAGAACTAcggggcaagggcttctattctcgatatttcctaataccgaaagtaaaagggggcctcagacctattctggacttgcggcgtctcaacaagtttgtcaagaagctcaagttccgcatggtctccctgtcctccatcattccttccctggatccaggagactggtatgccgccctcgacttaaaggatgcatacttccatatcGCGATAATCCCTCGCCACAGGCGTTACCTCAGGTTTCTCGTCGTCAACGTTCATCTACAGTTCACGGTCCTACCCTTCGGTCTATCAGCAGCCCCAAGGGTCTTcacgaagtgcatggcagtcgtggcaaCCTTCCTCCGCAGGCAAGGGATCCAGGTATTcccttacctggacgattggctcatcaagggcaggaccAAGGCACTCgtggaggctcaggtggtcttcATCAGGCACACCTTCAGCTCCCTCGGCCTCTTACTCAACGAGGCCAAGTCCACTCTTTCTCCAACACAAAGAATCGAATTCATAGGAGCACTTCTGGACTCGACACAAGCCAGAGCATATCTCCCAGAGGCCAGATTCCGAACTTTGTCCAACATCATTCTCGGCCTCCAAAGTTACCCTACCACCACAGTAAGAAGCTGCCTCAAATTActagggcacatggcagcatgtacctaTGTCATCAGACACGCCAGGCTCAGACTGCGCCCTCTCCAATCTTGGTTGGCAAGGGTTTATCGGCCAGTCAGGGACTCCCTAGACTCAGTGGTGACGTTACCCCGTCCGGTGTTGGACTCCCTCCAAGGGTGGCTCGACCCACGGGTGGTCTGCACGGGGGTCCCTTTCCTCGAACCAGAGCCCTCCCTGACCTTGGTAACGGACGCGTCAGATCAGGGATGGGATGCACATCTGGGCCACCTCCGTACCCAAGGTCTTTGGTTCATcgcacatcaatgtcagggaattgCGAGCGGTACGCCTCGCATGCATGGCATTCAAGTCCCAGCTCGCGGGCAAGTGCGTTTCTGTCCTCACAGACAATACTCCAacgatgttttatatcaacaaacagggtggtgctcgctcctctcccctttgccagGAGGCCCAAGCATTATGGGACTTTTGCTTACAGAACGTAATTCACCTGACTGGCCGATAAACCCTTGTCATCAGACACGCCAGGCTCAGACTGCGCCCTCTCCAATCTTGGTTGGCAAGGGTTTATCGGCCAGTCAGGGACTCCCTAGACTCAGTGGTGACGTTACCCCGTCCGGTGTTGGACTCCCTCCAAGGGTGGCTCGACCCACGGGTGGTCTGCACGGGGGTCCCTTTCCTCGAACCAGAGCCCTCCCTGACCTTGGTAACGGACGCGTCAGATCAGGGATGGGATGCACATCTGGGCCACCTCCGTACCCAAGGTCTTTGGTTCATcgcacatcaatgtcagggaattgCGAGCGGTACGCCTCGCATGCATGGCATTCAAGTCCCAGCTCGCGGGCAAGTGCGTTTCTGTCCTCACAGACAATACTCCAacgatgttttatatcaacaaacagggtggtgctcgctcctctcccctttgccagGAGGCCCAAGCATTATGGGACTTTTGCTTACAGAACGTAATTCACCTGATAGCATCCTACCTCCCCGGCACGCACAACGCGCTCGTGGACACTCTCAGCCACTCATTCCAGGGTCACGAGTGGTCTATCCGCTGGGATGTAGTTCTCTCAATTTTCCGACTCTGGGGTCATCCCCGGGTGGACTTGTTTGCTTCCAACGAGAACAGGAAGTGTCgtcaattctgctccctcatgggacGCAGTCAGGGATCCCTATCAGACGCGTTTCTCCTCTCTTGGGCAGACGGGCTTCTTTACGCCTTCCCCCTGATTCCCTTGATTCACAAGGTGATCCTCAAGGCCCGCAGAGATCACGCTTGACTCATCCTCATAGCTCCTGCGTGGCCACGCCAGCATTGGTACGCGTCTCTCCTACACATGTCTACGAGGGTTCCACTCAGGTTGCCCCTACTACCGGACTTGATCACGCAGGATCGCGGTCACCTCCTTCACCCGAACCTggagtcgctccacctcacagcttggatgctccatggctaaacccaCTGGAGTTACAATGCTCCCATCAGGTCAGACAGGTCCTGTTGGGCAACAGGAAGCCGTCGACAAGGTCTACAtatttggccaagtggaagcgcttctccgtCTGGGTTACACAGCACGGTCAGGGCCCCTTGCTCGCCCCGATACCTCTCATCTTGGACTATTTGCTACATCTGAGACACCTGGGACTAACTCTCTCATCGATTCGAGTCCACCTTGCTGCAATCTCCGCATTCCACCCTGGAGAGGGGGGGACCTCAGTGTTTGCAAACCCATTTGTTGGACGGTTCCTTAAGGGTCTTGACAGATTGTTCCCACATATCCGTCAACCTGTccctgcttgggacctcaatttggtcctgtCTGTCCTCACGGGGGCCCCATTCGAGCCGCTGGCTTCATGCTCGCTGTTATACCTCTCATATAAGGTCAcgttcttggtggctatcacatcaGCATGGAGGATATCGGAACTCAGAGCTCTGACATCCGAGCCTCCATACACcgtcttccacaaggacaaggtccagctcagGCCGCATCCTGCATTCCTACCTAAGGTGGTTTCCCCGTTTCACatgggtcaagacatttttctccctgtgttttATCCCAAACCGCACTCCTCGGCTAAGGAGCGCAGACTGCATTCTCTGGATGTTCGCAGGGCTCTCGCGTTCTATATAGAAAGGACGAGACCCTTCAGGAAGTCGACCCAACTTTTCGTCGCTGTGGCCGACAGTAGGAAGGGGCTCCCGGTCACGTCACAGAGGATCTCGGCTTGGATCAGAACCTGCATCCAGGAGTGCTACAGTCGGGCCAATGTATCAGCCCCGTCTATcacggcccactccacaagagcgcaggcCTCTTCAGCTGCGTTCCTGGCCCACATCCCAACACAGGAAATTTGCAGAGCGGCCACCTGGTCCTCAATCCACACCTTTACGGCTCACTACGCCATTACGCACCAAGCCAGGGAGGATGCTGCATTTGGCTGCGCAGTCTtccagtctgcagtgacctccgaccccaccacctagacttgggcttgtgagtcacctgcttggaatggacatgaacaatcactcgaagaagaagaaacggttactcaccttctcgtaacggttgttcttcgagatgtgttgttcatgtccattccaatacccaccctcctacccctctgtcggagtatcagcaagaaggaactgagggggtggggggtcggctggcccctatatacagcgccatgaaggcgccactccagggggcgccggagccgaccctacggacgctgctatggtaaaatcttccggctggcgtgcacgcggcgcgcgcacacctgcttggaatggacatgaacaacacatctcgaagaacaaccgttacgagaaggtgagtaaccgtttcttcttcttttaagaaccggattgattttCAGGGTCCTAAAGATAAAGGGTTTGGTCTGTACTCACATTGCTAACCAATTGGTTcctatattattctcaagcctccccaggaaagggggtgaaggggcttttGGGGATATTTGTGGGGGATAGGGACTACAAGTGAccctttcctgaatttttgtgtaaatcacttggtggtggcagcaatactgtccaaggacaaggaaaggaatttgtgccttgagGAAGTTTTTAAcataagctggtagaatataagcttaggggatcTTTAATGcgggtccctacatctgtaccccagagtacAGAGTAGGGGAACCCTGACAGCCCTATTCAGCCTTAACCCTGTTCCCCTATACAAACTGACCCCTGGAATCTCTGAGTCTtagcactgtgggggaggggagggctagcGGGCCCCAcggggtgcaggctggggctggattcGAGCCCCTGGGGGTAAGCAGATCCAGGACTCGCTGTCTCTCTCCTGTCCCCACAGGCTACCAGTGCGAGCTGCTCTATAAACACAACGATGGCTCTTACAGCGCCTCTGGGGAGAGCAACGCCAAGGGCAACACCTGGTGAGGGGCTGCACGGCACGGGCAAGTCAGGGCTCttacccccagccccactgctattccagtcctgctccccacacagctctgcccgtCGTACTCACAAATTCCATTGTTCCCATCCTGGGCGCCCCTGACAGCTCTGCTCACCCCCCCCcaatgctgacccccagccccgtcccccatgcacctccctcctggcccacagcatctcctgcagagtgTCCCTCTCACGGGGTCTCTCCCCACCCAGACTGACGGCCTTCGTTCTCAAGTCCTTTGGCCAGGCCAGACCCTACATCTCCATCGACGAGAAGCACCTAGAGGACGCCCTAAGGTGGCTGCAGCGCCGCCAGCAGAAGACCGGCTGCTTCCGCAGTGTGGGGAAGCTGTTGAACCACACCCTGCaggtgggaggctggggggatgggCTGATGGGATCGGGGAGGAGGGGacaagctggggaaggggtgggggcccCTCATGGCAGCTGGTTGTTGTGACCCATTTCGGGTTGGGGGATTTCCCTGGGTTTTTAGCAACATCTGAATGGCTGGAACGTCCGGGGCAGCGGGTTATTGCACCGAACAAGGGAGCAGCCCTGGAccagcccccctgcctcctgcacagcccgGTCTCCCTGCGGGCACTGAGCAGACCCCGGGCTCATTGCCTGGCACGGAGAGCCTGAGGGGCAGGGCCTAGCCCAGCCTTGAAGTCATGGGACTCCCACAACTCCCCATGCAGCAGAAGGCTGGTCAGAAGGGCTgccgcagtgcatcatgggagatgtagtccgaAGGAGCCAAAGTCCATGGGGGAACGGGGGCATGAGGCCGGTGCAGCTGAATGTTGAACCGGTTCACAGTGGAAGGTTTTGGTTCAGGTTGCCAACCTGAGAGGCTGCGATTTGGGCCCCGTCAACCCACAGCAGAATTTTGCGTTTCCATTTTCCCAATGGAAATCAAAACGTTTCAGCAAAAGTAACGTTTTCCcataatgttttggttttgtggaaactGCATCGTCTGTTGAGAAATCATTTCAGCAGGAAATTCCCACCCAGCTTGTGTCACAGCCCAATTCCTGCCACTGCCCTGGCGTTTGCAGGGAGCTGGGACTCTACGAGAGGGGTCGGGGCTGTACCCGGCCATTTGGGAGCTAGAAGGAGACAAATCTTAGGCAAAGTCCAGATTCCCGCACGGGGGGACTATTTAATGAGCAGGAACTCGCCCAGTGAGGGGCGAATCCCTCAGCCTCTGCAGAAACGCCCCCTGGTCTTCACAGGAAATCTGGCAAATGTCAGTTCAAACCAACTTCCCAGCCTCTGGTTCCCAGGGCGCTCAGATAGGATTTTATACTGAAATTTTATACAGCCTTGACAATGGAGCAGCTACCGCCTCTCCCTATAACaaagctgtggaactcactgccacagtgTGGCCTCCCTGGCTGCTATGACTTGGGGCAGCTGCTTGGGACCAAGATTGGCCTGACAGgtcccagcaggaggcaggacTCAAACCCAGCCACTCGGAGCACTGGAGCCGGGTCTTCTCAAGCCCAATGGGCCTGTCCTGGGCAGCAGCTCACCTGCTCCTTGCAACAAGGCCCCGCAGCTCGGTCTGAGCCAGCTCCCGgtgtctccatccccctcagggTGGCGTGGTGGACGAGCTCTCTCTCTCGGCTTACATCACGGtggtgctgctggagctggggcagccaCTCACGGTGAGGCCAAGCCCGGCTgtcccaggggaggggccggcagtCGGGGGGGAATTGGAGATTGTTGGTGACAGTGAGGGGAGAGTTAGTGCcagggaagggtttggggtgagcaaggggagctgtggggggttggTACTAGGGAGGGATTTGGGGTTCTGTTGGGGGcggtggggagaggggttggtACTGGGAGGCAGGTCAGGGAGATATTGGGATGGGGATAGTGGGGTCAGGGCACCAGAAAGATTCAGTGGCTCGGCCTTTTTCTGGGTCTGGCTCTGGGGGGGATCTGGGCGAGGCTTGGGTGGGCTGTTTATAAATGGGCCAAGGGCACGGGTAGTGgttgggggggtggatgggtcgGGGAAGGTGACAGCTGCCTCCCTGGTGAAACATTGTTAAGGCTGCATATGGTGGTTGCCTGGGGATGCGCCCAGGCACGGGGCGTCACCTCTGGCCGGCTCAGCCTGACGGGGAGTCTGTTCGGTGTCTAGCGCTCGGGGGATGGGTCTGGCAAGGCTTGTGGGGCGCAGGCTGTGGGTGGCGGTGGGGGGATGGGTCGGGGGAGGTGACGACAGGCTGGCGGGAGGGGATATTAGGGCCCCATGGGGTGGTTGCCGGGGGACACACCCAGGCGCAGGGTGTCTCCTCTGCCCGTCTCAGCCTGACGGGGAGTCTGTTCGGTGTCTCCCctgtcccaggaccccatggtgacCAGGGCCCTCCAGTGCCTCCGGGAGTCGAGCACCAGCGACCTCTACACGCAGGCACTGCTGGCCTACGCCTTCGGGCTGGCGGGGAGCACTGAGCTGCAGGACGCCCTTCTGCAGAGCCTGGCCCAGCACAGCGTCAGCGCCGGTACCGGCAGCACCTCGCTCTAGTGCTCTCCTCACTTCTGGCCTCTGGACACAGGGCAGGGCCAGCtgccccccatggccctgcccacccAGGGGCCCCCTGCCCCGGAGCCTCCTCAGCCTGGAAGGGGAGCTGGGTCTCCGTGGCCCAGTCAGTCCGtggtctctgctgaggctgccagcgAGGGGCCGACGCGCTGGGCTCTGGTCGTGGGGACATTTCTCCCCTCAGAGCTGGAGTGAGATCGTCCCgccatttcatagaatatcagggttggaagggacctcaagaggtcatctagtccaaccctcagGGCCCAGCGCACGGAGCGAAGGGGGATGAGGCTGggtcgctgccagcctggggggatcagagctgggaacCTAGAGGGGCAAAGCCCTATGTCCCAACCCAGCTCTCTAAAGCGCCCGGGGCCAGGAGCATAACGGGGTCTCATGGGCTCAGAGCCCATGGGGCAGGGCCTTGTgtaggcagctcccaaggggaacGGGCCATAACCGAGCCCTGGGGAGATGCCGCAGGATCCCAGCCCCCATCCTGTATTGGGGACATCCCAGCTGGGGAGTCCCTGCCCAAGGCTTCTCGGCTTGGCCCTGCTAATACTGGGAGGGGAACAGGCTGTATTGGGCTTGCGGCCAGCTAGGCCCTGCCgtctctgggagagggggttgtACAGGGAAGCAGGTCTCTGGGTGCCCCCTTGTCTACACCGTGTGCCCCCCATGGACCCCTGGGAGGCTGCCCGTCCCTCAGCTCCAGTTCCCCTAGCCTTTCCCTGCACAGATGCCCTTGGGTTTGTGCCACTCCCAGCCCAACCCCCACAGAGAGGAGCCGCCTGCATGGTCCGGGCGGCTCTGTCCTGTCTCGGCTCAGGTGAAAAGTCCCTTCTCTCCAAGCCCCGGCGCGGCGGCTGCAGCTGGTCTGTGCCCACAAGTTGTGTGAGTCGCCTCCTGCCCTGCTCCGAGGTGGGTAAGGAGTGCTGGGTGCAGAAGTGCTGGCCCCTGCCCTAGGTGGGTAAAACAGCCTTCGGGTTACAGGACCCATCTGCGAGGTCCCAAAGACCTTGTGGAGGGGGGTGAGACCCCAGTGTCAGTTCCAAACCCTGTCCGACAGCTGGGtcctgctcccctcctgcccccagccctgggggaccCCGCACTCCCTCAGGGCCTCTCTGCCCCCCTCTAGCAGTGGCAGCACTAGGCACAAGCAGATTGAACAATTgtttagggccccaagcagctcatgGGGCCTCCAGTTTGGTATTGCCCCCAAAACCCGTTCAACTAATGTAATGTGGCCTGTTTACGAGAGTGTCAGTGTGGGGGAGTTGAGATATTTTTTGGTTTGTGAATCTAATGCAGTTAATATTTGTAATGGgcttgttgggggcggggggaatattCCTGGTTAGGGCCCCATTCGGCTAACAGCACCTCTGTCCCCGAGCGGCCGCGCCCCAGAGGCTTAGGGGTGGCCTGCAGCCAGTGACCCACCTGGACTTGACTTTTAGCTCAGACAGCAGAGGCTCAGGGGGTTCGAGTCAGAGGTCCAGGATTCAGTCCCAGCTGTGTTCTGTGAATCAGctaccgtgtcctgccccagaggtggctgcattcagtGGGGAGCAGGAGTCCCTCTGGCCTGGGAAGCCCCTGGGGCCCCTTTGGAAAGCAAACAGGTGACCCACTGTGTTGTAACTGCAGCCATGGGGCTGCCCTTCCCTTGGCCCCTCTCCTAGGGGGACAGCTGCACTGGCAGAGGAAGGTgaaggccctgcccagcccctatTGGAACCAGGCCCCGTCGGCGGAGGTGGAGATGACGGCTTATGTGCTCCTGGCCTATCTCGCCCTGCCCAACGTGTCTGCTGCCGACATGGCGACCGCCACCCAGATCGTCCGCTGGCTCAGCAAGCAGCAGAACCTCTACGGGGACTTCGCCTCGACGCAGGTAACACCCCTGCCCTCTGGGCAAACCAGCACTGGGGGCCTGGTGGAGCAAGAGTCCCCCCGGGGGCAGCATCTCCACAGCTGACCTGGGGCCCTTCCTGGCAGAGGGAGTCCTGGGTGCAGAGTCCCCTGCCctcaggggctgggagccggggtgCCAGTGTCAGCGCCCCGGCGGGTCCCGATCCTGCTGCAGTGAGTCTGAGCCGGGCTCCTCTCCCCAGAGCGTGACAGCAGCTCGGTGATTCTCCTCCCCAGGACATGGTGGTGGCCCTGCAGGCCCAGGCCAAATACGCGGCCCTGACGTACAGCGCGAGCATGGCTGTGTCGGTGACAGTGAGCTCCCAGGCCGGGGCCCGGCAGCAATTCCACGTGGAGAACGCCAACCGGCTGGTGCTGCAGCGAGCGGCCCTGCAGGAGATCCCCGGGCAGTACACGGTGCGGGCCAGCGGCAAGGGCTGTGTCTTTGTGCAGGTGAGTGCAGGAGCCCCTGAGGACCAGCCGGCCCAGCGGTGACTGGCtgtgcccttgccctgccccacggcGCCTGGCTCTGGACCCAGGCTCTGATCTGCAGTGGCGGAGGCAGCAGGCTCTGCC
It includes:
- the LOC135894639 gene encoding LOW QUALITY PROTEIN: alpha-1-inhibitor 3-like (The sequence of the model RefSeq protein was modified relative to this genomic sequence to represent the inferred CDS: substituted 1 base at 1 genomic stop codon) yields the protein MGTALQNIDRLLAMPDGNGEQNMVQFTPNIYIQQYLEKSGQLSPEIRDKAQGFLQSGYQCELLYKHNDGSYSASGESNAKGNTXLTAFVLKSFGQARPYISIDEKHLEDALRWLQRRQQKTGCFRSVGKLLNHTLQGGVVDELSLSAYITVVLLELGQPLTDPMVTRALQCLRESSTSDLYTQALLAYAFGLAGSTELQDALLQSLAQHSVSAGGQLHWQRKVKALPSPYWNQAPSAEVEMTAYVLLAYLALPNVSAADMATATQIVRWLSKQQNLYGDFASTQDMVVALQAQAKYAALTYSASMAVSVTVSSQAGARQQFHVENANRLVLQRAALQEIPGQYTVRASGKGCVFVQLTLRYNVPPPKSAMTFDLRVETEPKECTESARSHFSLVLHARYSGERPASNMAIIEAKLPSGYTPVKSSLRQLEKQRLVKRLEVQNDQVMLYLDQLTKEAASFTFSLEQDFPVKNLRAAPVRLYDYYETGEHTEAEYSAPCGSAPDADTMENSR